Part of the Caulifigura coniformis genome, CGGGAGCTTGATGCTGAGGACCTTGCGCCAGGGGATCATGCCCTGCGTGTACCAGCCGATGAGCCAGACATACATGTCGGCCGGGAGGACGAAGAGGATGGCGAAGGCCAGGGGAAACAGGAGCCGCCGGGTGCGATGCGCGAGGAAGGCCTGGCCGGGGTTTCGTCGCCAGACACCTGCGGCGAGCGCTCCTCCCATGAGGAAGAACGTGGGCATGACGGCGGTGTTGATGGCCCAGCAAAACGCGTCAACGAGGCCACTTTGTTCGCTGGAACGGACGCACCACTCGAGTGAGGGGAGCGGGTGCGTCATGTAGGGGATGCCGGCGTGGAGCGCAACGACAGCGAGAGCCGCTCCGGCGCGCAGCCAATCAAGGCCGGGCATCCGCGGTGTGGCCGCTGTGTCCGTGAGACGCGGCACAGGTGTCGCCGCTGCGCTCGTCTGTGGCGGCGCAGCGGCAGGAAAGCGAATCGGATTCGGCGCGCTGGACATCATGTCCGGTGTGCAGCCTGCGGTTGTCGAACGTCAATCCCTTGGGAAGGGAGACTGTATCGTGAGGCCGTCCAGCGACCGAGAGCAGTTCCTGAGGCGGGCGGGTTTACATGCCGGCCAGCTGCGGAACCGGCTTCGACGCCTGTCGCGGCTCACGAATGATGGCCGCCAGCGCTTCGCCTTCGAGTTCGCCGCGGGAGATTCGTTTGTCGCGCGGGGCGTCGATGCACAGCTTGACGCGTCCGCCCTGAACCGACGAGACGGAGATGACGATGTCTCCGTCAATCACAATCGATTCGCCCACCTTCCGTGACAGCACCAACATGACATCCTCCTTGAGGTTTCAACTTCCTTGTGAGCGACGTCCTTGATCCGTGTCGCTCCGGGTTATTCCCGTCATTGGCTGCGATACGATATCCGTCTCGCATTCCCCGACAAGCCCTTTTTTCAATCCGCAAGGGGCGTGCCAGAACACATTTCCCTAAACCATTGCTACGTAACTCATTGTGCGTTATCAGTTTCAGGACAGGGGCTTCCCGGATCTCAAGATCGGGCCGAGAATGCTCGCTGTGCGAACTGCTGCGTTCCTCGACGGGGAGACGCACCCAGGTGCTGCGATCCTGCGCGAAACTGAGCCATTGATGCCCCCCTCCGAGCCTCTTGCCGAACTTTCCCAGGGTGCCCGCCGGGTGCTGGAAGCCGTGCGGGAGATGGTCATCCCCGACTGCGAAGTGCACCCCTCAGTGCTGCTGCGGGCGGTGCGCGATGATGGAAGCCGCGGGGCGGAGATCCTTGAGGCGCACGTGAGCCCGGCCGATTTCGAGCGCGACCTGGCGTGGCTGATCGACACCCACGAGTCGGCCGGGGACGATTACCTGGGACGCGTGCTGACGGAGGCACGCGTGGCAGCTCGCATGCTGGGGCGGCAGCAGGAGATCGGCACGGAACACCTGCTGGCGGGCGTGATGTTGTCGACGCCCGAATTGGCGCGGCGATGGGAGGGGCGCGGCTTTTCCGTGGAACGGGTCCTGGGGAGTCGAGTCGCTCGCGAGAGCGGGTCTCACGCGGCGATCGATGTCGAGCCCGACCTGCACCTGGTGGTCGCGCCCGTTGCGGAATCGGGAGCCGCGGCGCGGATCATGGACGCGGCAGCGAATCGCTGCCGCGAGGGGCTGCGGGTGGTGGAAGACTTCGCCCGGTTCACCCTGGATGACCCGCTGCTGACCGAGTCGCTCAAAGGCATTCGGCATGAGCTGGCCGAGACGCTCACCATGCTGGGGGCCGACGACTGGATCCGTTTCCGGGACACGCCAGGGGACGTCGGGACATCGATCTCGACGGCGTCGGAGCGGGTGCGGCCGTCGCTCGACAGTCTCGTCCAGGCGAACTGCAAACGGGTTGAAGAATCGCTGAGGACGCTGGAGGAGTTCGGGAAGCTGCAGCATCCCAGGGCCGCGGCGCGGATCGAGTCGTTGCGCTATCGCTTCTATACCGTCGAACAGAACCTGGCCGCGCGTCGGGCCGTGGGAGACCGGCTGGGCGATGCGCGCCTGTACCTATTACTGACGGATCGCCTGTGCCCGAACGGCGTGGGACCGGTGGCGCAGGGGTCGCTGGCGGGCGGCGTGGATGTGATCCAGCTGCGCGAGAAAGACATGAACGACCAGCGGAGGCTGACGCTGGCGAAGGCGGTCCGCGAGTGGGCGCGGTCGGCGGGCAAGCTGTTCATCGTGAATGACCGGCCCGACCTGGCGGCGCTGGTGGACGCAGACGGCGTGCACCTGGGCCAGGACGACCTGCCGGTGGCGGCGGCGCGGCGGATCGTGGGGTCGAAGGCGCTCATCGGCGTGAGCACGCATTCAATCGAACAGGCGCGGCGGGCGATCGGGGAAGGCGCGGATTACCTGGGGGTGGGGCCGGTGTTCGCCTCGACGACCAAAGAGTTCAGCGACTTCGCGGGGCTGGAGTTCGTCAGGCAGGCAGCCTCGGAAGTCCGCCTTCCGTGGTTCGCCATCGGCGGAATTTCGACGGGGAACCTGCCGCAGGTACAGGAGGCCGGGGCGACACGGGTGGCGGTCAGCTCGGCAATCTGCGGCGCTGAGAACCCCCAGGGGGCCGCCCGGGCGCTGGCGGGAGCACTGACAGGCCGTTGAAGTCTCAAACCTGGGTGCCACGGCCGTCTCGGCCGTGTGCGAGCACCAGCGGTGTCCACGGTTGCACGGCTCACAGAGCCGTGGCACGCAATCCATACAACGGGCCACTGAGGTCGCGGCCGGTCACTTCGGAGTGATGGCGGCCGTGCCGTCGCTTTCGATCTGGCACCATTCGTCGTGGCCGGTGCAGCCGTCGAATCCGGGGGGCTCGAGCTGGAGGGTGATGTGCTCAACGCGGAAGGCGTGTGAGAGACGTTCGTGCAGCCGGTGGAGGAGTTCGAGGGGGGTGCAATCGGCGGCGTGGGCGACGTGAGCCGACATCGCGCGGCAGTTGGCGGAGATGGTCCAGACATGGAGGCAGTGGACTCCGACAACTCCGGGCGTGGTCGCGATCGTTTCGCGGACCTGCCGGACATCGATGTCGCCGGGGGCGTGTTCCATCAGGACGCCGACGGTCCGTTTCAGGAGCCGATACGCGCCGATGAGGATCAGGATCGAAACGGCCGCGGAGGCAATGGGATCGAGGATGGCCCAACGCGCTCCGCCGAAGAGGATTCCAACGGCGGCGGCAACGGCGCACAGGCTGCCGGCGGCGTCTCCGGCGACGTGCTGCCACGCGCCTTCGAGATTCAGGCTCGATTTGCGATCGCGGTGGAGAAGGAGGAGGCCGGCGATGTTGGCGAGAAGTCCGATGGATGAGACCGCGAGCATGAGCCCCGCGCGAACCTGGCTCGGCTCGGAGAATCGTTCCCAGGCCTCATGCAGAATTCCTCCGGCGACGAGAAACAGCAGCGCGCCGTTGAAGAGCGCAGCGAGCGTTTCGGATCGGCGTTCTCCAAAGGTGCGCTGATCGGTGGCCGGGACGACGCTCCGCCGCAGGGCCCACCAGGAGGCGGCGAGGGCGGCAGCATCGGACAGCATGTGGCCGGCGTCGGCCATGAGAGCGAGAGAGCCGCTGAGCCAACCACCGATGAACTCGACGATCATCAGCGAGGCCGTGAGTCCGAGGGCCCAGGCGACACGGCGGGAAATGGCCCCGACGTCGCCGGCGGCATGCGATTCGTGACCGTCATCGTGAGCGTGGACGTGCATGCGGGTGATTGTAGTGCGGGGAAGATGGATCGGTTGGCCCATCCGCGCCTGCGCGGGAGAGCGGGATGCGGTTCAAATTGTGCGGATCGGACAGGTGGCTTAATGTTCAGGCGGGCAATGTCCGACACGGAGGGAAAAAGGCATGCCATCGATGAGCTTCGTGCTGGGGAATACCTTCGCCGGACCGGCCGTCTCGGTGTCGCTGGGAATCGATCCCGGCCTCAACCGGACGGGCTACGCCGTCATCGTGCGGACCGCTCGCGGGCTCAGGCTGAAGGAAGGGGGCGTGCTGCGTTCGACCAAGGGGCTGAGCCTGGCGGAACGCGTCAAGGAGCTCGGGAGCGAACTGCGGAACGTGATCGAGGAGTTCCGGCCGGACGGCATGGCCGTTGAACAGCTGTTCTCCCACAGCGCCCATGTGAAGACGGCGATCCTGATGGCGCATGCGCGGGGGGCTTTGCTGTACGCCGCGGCGGACGCGGGAATCCCGGTGGTGAACTACACCCCGACGCAGGTGAAGCGGCTGCTGACGGGAAGCGGGCGGGCGTCGAAAGAGCAGATGCAGCTGGCGATCACGCGCGAGCTGGGGCTCAGCGCCGTGCCGGAGCCGAACGACGTGGCGGATGCGTGCGCGATCGCGCTGTGCCAGTTGCACAGCCGGCAGGTCGACCTGGCGACGGCGTGAGCGCTGCGTGAGGCATCCAGTGGGGGCGGCCGGCAGAGTCGGCCCTGCGGATGGCGGATTCTTTCCTGGACGCTGCTCCTTGGCTGCGGCGGCTTGACGCCGATCGTCGTGGGGCCGAATCTGGAGGTCACCCTCCTTCCGGCCATCCCCCCTGCCCGACCGGCCTGCCATGCGACGAAGTCCCGCGCTCGCCTTCCTCATTTTGCTGGGTTCTCTTCTGGCATCCGCGACCTCTGCCGTCCGGGCGGATGAGCCGACTCTTCAGCAGCTGCAACAGCAGGAACAGGAGGCCGCGACGCGGCGTGACCAGACGAAGGGGGCGCTGGCCGACGTCGAGAAGCAGTTCCGTCTGATCGAACAGACCATTTCCAGGCTGAAGATCGATCTCGAACGGAACCAGTCGACCGTCACCGAAACCGAAGCGGCCCAGAAGAAGCAGCAGGAAGAGTCGACGAAGGCTGAAGCGGCCAAGGCGGAGTCGGAGAAGGCCGCCGCGGCTGCGGCGCAGGCACTCGCCGACGCCCAGAAGAAGGCGGACGAGGCGAAGAAGGCGGCCGATGCGGCCCGGCAGGCGGCCGAGAAAGCAGTCGCCACCGCGGCCGAGACCGATAAAAAACTCGGCGGACTCAAAGAGGCGCTGGCCGGATTGCAGACGGGGCTCAAGACGTCGGGCGAATCGCTGACGGCCACACAGGCGGCGCTCGCCGCCGCGAGCAGTGCTTCGGAAACGGCGTACGCAGACTGGCTCGCGCGGGCCAAAGCCATCGAGGCGACGCTGAAGAAAAGCGGTTCGTGGGTGTCGTTCGTCGAAGAGGTCGCTCCCGTCTTCCAGCAGCGATGCGTCGCCTGTCACAACTCGCGAATGTCCAAGGGCCGGCTGAACGTCGAGACCTACGCCGCGCTGATGCAGGGTGGCGAAAGCGGACCAGCCCTGATCGCCGGGGATGCGGACAAGTCGGAAGTGCACTCGCAGGTGGTTGACGGCGCGATGCCCAAGGACGCCGCGCCGCTCACGGCCGAGCAGATCGCGATCATCGGGAAGTGGATCAGGCTCGGAGCGAAGCTCGATGCGGGGGTCGATCCCGGCGCGCCGCTGTACAAGGTCATTCCGAAAACGGCCCAGCCTGCGGCGCCCGACGCCTACAAGGTCGCCCCGCCGGTGACGGCGGCCGCGTTCAGCCCCGATGGGACGCTCATCGCGACCAGCGGTTACCACGAAGTGCTCCTCTGGAAGACGCAGGACCGCTCGCTCGTCCGGCGGATCGGCAACGTGGCCGAGCGCGTGTTCGACATTTCGTTCCACCCGGACGGAAGCCGACTGGCGATCGCATCAGGAACTCCCGGCTCGCTGGGGGAAGTGAAGGTCTTCCAGGTGGCGGACGGCGCGCTGCTGGCGGACCTGGTGACGGTTGATGACGTGATGCTCGGGGCGGCGTTCAGCCCGGATGGTTCGCGTCTGGCGGCGTGCGGCGCGGACCGCAGCGTGTCGGTGTTCGACGTGGCGACCTGGAAGCAGCAGATCCGCCTCGAAGACCATGCCGACTGGGTGCTCGACATCAACTGGTCGCCCGATGGCGGCAAGCTGGTGACGGCCAGTCGCGACAAGACCTCGAAAGTGTTCGATTCCAAAACGGGCGAAGCGGTCTCGACGTTCAACGGACACGCGGAAGTGGTGTTCGCGGCGGCCTTCAACAACGACGGCTCACAGGTCGTCTCGGCCGGTCGCGACAAGCAGGTCCGCGCCTGGAATCCTGCGGATGCCAAGCAGGCCCGCGCGATCGGCGGGTTCGGAGGGGATATCCTCGCGCTCCGCGTTCTGCCGGAGAACCGCGTGCTGACCGGGGGGGCCGACATGCATGTGCGGCTGCACCAGATCGCGGACGGCAAACCACTGAACGACTTCACCGGCGCGAAGGACTGGGTTTATTGCGTCGACGGGCACGCCGGTTCGAAGCTGGCGGTCTCCGGCAGCTATGACGGCGAGCTGCGGTTGTGGAACCTCGGCGAAGGGAAGCCGGCGGGCGAATGGGCGGCCAAGCCGTAGGTAGGACCCGTCGCGACGCTGATGCATGACGGCATGCCATCAGGAATCGTCTTCGACGACAACATTGCGTCTCGCCACAATTTCTCCGTCGGTGCCGTAATTCAGGGGAAAATTGCCTCGCACGTCTTTCCCGATGACGATCTGCATTTCGTAGGCGCCCGTCCGCTTCGGCGCATGCATTGACGACCCGCTCGCTTCGATGGTCGATGTCTTCAACAGGACGCGACTGAAGATGGCGGGCTTCTCATACACCATGCCTTCCGTCCCCGTTTCCTTTCTGACGAACCGAATCCAGGGGCGCCAGGCAAATGGACGAGGCTCCTTTCTGGTCGGTTCGGTCGATGCAGATCGGACGCGGGTTCCTTTGAAGGAGATGATGGCGCTCATCTTGAATCGCTGTCCACTTTTCAGTCGTTGTCCATCCACCGCCGGAACTTGATGCAACGTCCACGATGTGCAGTGAGCATGGTCGGAGACGACATTCGGAACGATGACCGGCTTCAGCTTCTCCGCCGGAAGCATGGCCACCACGGCTCCAGCTGTGCAGCAAATCAGGGCGATGGCGACAATCGACGCCTTTCGCCATTCAGAACGCATCCACATGGTCGTTCCCATTCCGGGTTCCGAGCGCCTGCCAGGAAGCGAGACTGATGGCATTCGAGACAAACCGGGCGCTTCCGTCGCAGAGCGCGACGTTCACGCCTCCCGCATGGCGGCTCCAGGCGGTGTAGGTATGGGCGGCCGGGAAGTTGGGATCCTCGAAATAGCAGCCGGGAGTGTTGGGCGGAAGAAAATGTCCGTAAGTCGCCTGCGGGACCACAAACAATTGAAAATACCCGCTTGAGACTGCTGGAAAGAGGCCCGTTCGCTGGCCGGCATCCCGACAGGCGCTCGCGAAAGCCTCCGGCGCGTCGACGGAATAGCTTCCCTTGAGGTGCCAGACGCAACGGATCGGATCACGCCGGCATGCCGCTTCGAACTCTTCCGCTCCATTCGGCCGCAACGGCTCATAATGAAACGCTTGGGGCCTCTCGGAAAAGTAGGCCGTCATCGACAATCCGTCGGTCACGTCACGCGACCGCAAGGGATTGTCTGGCCTCAAACTGACGAGGCCGTTCTTCCACGACAGGTCCGTGCCATGATTCACCAGATAATGAACTGGCGCGGACTCATAGGGCAGGATATCGCTGGCGGGACAGAGAATGACCGGGAGCAGGAGGCGCGGTGGAATCGGCGTAGAAAAGAACTCGGTCTTCAGATTCGGCTGTTCCAGATAGGGCAGCAGGTCATCGAGCGGAGAGAGGCTTGCTCCCGGCAAATGGCCGCGAACCGATTCAAAATTCTGGCTGGCGAGGGCGATCTGCTTGAGATTGTTCACGCATTGGAGCCGCTGCGACGTTGCGCGCGACGTCATCACCGCCGGCAACAGCAAGCTCGCGAGCAGTCCAACGACGCCGATCACGACCAGCACTTCCAGCATGGTCACGCCCCGCCGCGAACTCTGTCTCAGAGAGACTCTGGTGTTCATGTTCAGAGCATCCTTTCCTCTGGCACGCCAACGAATCGCAACAATCTGAGTTCGATTCCAGTTCTCGACCGGTCGCCACTCCGTTCCAAACGAAAAGAGGCGGCGGCCGAGCCTGGATTCCGATGCATCACTCCGATTGACACCAATCCAACCGTCAAGATCGAGCGACCAGCGACCCTGACAGTCAGGACGAATGCACAGTGAAGAACCACGGCGAGCCGCTAGCTCCGAACATGGTCGCGATTGCCTCACGACATCTCGCCGAGAACTTCAAACGCCTGCTACTCAACATCCCCCAGATCAGCGACTCCCTCCCAGAGTTTCACATTCTGTAGTTCATCAGCCACGATGAGGTTGCCGCCCTGACCTGTAGTAATCGCGTAAATGAGGTGGGGGACCGATTGCGAAACTGCAGCATCGTCGTCAAGGATCAACACCGTATAGCTATGGCCTTGTTTCAATTGTGTGCCGGTCGCCTGGTAGATCATGTAATTCGAATCCGTCGGATCAACCGTCCCCGTTGGAGCGTAAATCTTGATTTCCGATTCGTTTGCGGCCATATCTCGGAAAACCACCGACACTGGCGGTCGCGCATTCACCGTGGCAACCGGAACCCGGATCTTCCACGAAATACTGACAAAAGTGTTTGCAGCCGGTTGATTGGGGGACTCCTGCGGGCATCCTGACGCACAGAGCACCAATGCCAAGAGGAAACGAAAATTCGACGACAACTTTCTGCCCGAAGCCACCCCACCTCGAACATCATTGCACGACATAGCCACTTCCTCCTGAGAGAGAGCCTGAGAGAGAGCCTGAGAGAGAGCCTGAGAGAGAGCCTGAGAGAGAGCCTGAGAGAGAGCCTGCCACAACCGCGAAGCTGACTGCTTATTCGATCATGGCCTGAGTGGCCAAGCTACCAGTCTCAAGTTCGTTGTCAACCTCAAACATGAGTCAAGAATTGATGGAGCTCCGCATCAAGCCGCTGGAAGCATTGCGAGTCCTGTGCCACCACTGCCGTGCAGCTTGGGATCGAGGTCATGATCCGCCCGAACAGGCTGAAGCCTGTACTCCGAACTACGCAATCAGCTTTTCGACGATTTTTCCTGCGACGTCAGTCAGCCTGAAGTTCCTCCCCTGGAACTTGTACGTCAGCTTCTCGTGATCCAGACCGAGGAGCTTCAGCAGCGTGGCGTGCAGGTCGTGGACGTGGACCTTGTCTTCGACGGAGTAATAGCCGAGTTCGTCCGTCGCACCGATCGTCTGTCCGTGTTTGATCCCGCCGCCGGTCATCCACATCGTGAACGCCTCGACGTGATGGTCGCGGCCAATGAGGTCGCGCGGCTCGCCCATCGGAGTGCGACCGAACTCGCCCCCCCAGATGACGATGGTGTCATCCAGCAGGCCGCGGGCCTTGAGATCGGTGACGAGGGCGGCCGCCCCCTGGTCCACTTCCCTGCACCGCGCATCGAGCGGTTCGCCGAGGTGGGTGTCCTTGTTGCCGTGATGGTCCCAGTCGGTGTGATAGAGCTGCACGAACCGGCAGCCCCGTTCGACGAGCCGCCGCGCGAGGAGACAATTGTTGGCGAACGACGGCTTCGAAGGATCGGCCCCGTAGAGGTCCATCGTCTCCTTCGTTTCGCCGGAGAGGTCGACGAGTTCCGGCGCACTGGATTGCATGCGGAACGCCATTTCATAGGCGGCGATGCGCGTGGCGATCTCGGGATCCTGAACGGCCGCAAGCCGCGACTGGTTGAGATCGCGCACCGCGTCAAAGAAAGCTCCCTGCCGGGCCGAGTCGTATCCGGGCGGGCTCGAGAGATTCAGGATCGGCTCGGCCCCGGAGAGGAACGGGACCCCCTGGTAGGTCGTCGGCAGGAAGCCGCTGCCCCACAGCGCGGTCCCTCCGCGCGGGCCGCGCGGGCCTGACTGCAGAACGACGAATCCCGGCAGCGACTGCGACTCGCTGCCAATGCCATAGGTGAGCCAGGCACCCATGGATGGCATGCCGAAGCGTGAGGAGCCGCAGTTCATGAACAGCTTGGCCGGCCCGTGGTTGAAGACGTCGGTGGCCATGCTTTTCACGAAGGTCACATCGTCGGCGATCTTCGCGAGGTGCGGAAGACACTCACTGATCTGGGCCTTCGACTCGCCATGTTCCGCAAACTTGCGACGGGTTCCGAGGAGCTTCGCATCCCCCTTGATGAACGCGAACCGCTTGCCCTTGGTGACCTCTTCGGGGATGACCTGACCGTCATACTCCTGCAGCTTCGGCTTGTAGTCGAACAGATCGAGTTGACTCGGCGCCCCGGCCATGAACATGAAGATCACCCGCTTGGCCCTGGCGGGGAAATGAGTCGGCTTGGGAAGGAGCGGAGGTTTCGCCTGCGGGAGGGGGGCCGCTGAGGCGTTTTCGCCCAGCATCGAGGCCAGAGCGATCGATCCCAGGCCGACGCCGCAGTCGGCGAAGAAATGCCGGCGGGTGCGATCAAGGAGGTGGGCGGCACGCAGGTCCATGAGATCGGCCGTTGGATGGCGAAGCGGAACAGCGGTCAGGCCTTCATTCTGCCGGGTGGAGCGACGAGGGACAACGGCGGGAGTGGTGGTTGGTGGACCGACGTCGACACTGGCGGTGCCGGCCCTGGTGGCTGCCTAAGGGAGGATCCAGTCCCGTAAGTGGCGTGCGATTGGCGCCGGCGTTTGCGGTCGGTCGGCAATTCGGATCGCGACGCACCGGGCCAGCAGTTCGGCCAGGGGCTCCGGGAGCAATGGTTCGAGAGTCGACTTCGCGATCGGTTGAGCGTCACGGACGATGCTGGCGGTAATCTCCGCGCGGGTCGAGCCGGCATGGAGAGGCTGGCCGGTGAGGACCGCGAAGGCCGTGGCGCCGAATCCGTAAATATCAGTCCAGGGGCCGATGGTTCCGAGCGCAGGGACGACCTGTTCCGGAGCCGCACAGGCGAGCGTCGCGCCGGTCCTCGCGGCGGGCGCGAGTGCCGTCGTCGATGACAATCCGAAGTCCACGAGGACGACGCGGCCGGCCTTCGAGCAGACGACGTTGGCGGGGGTTACATCGCCGTGGACAATTCCGGCGGCATGGACTGCGGAGAGCACATCGGCAACGAGGGCCAGGCGTTCGAGTTTCTCAACCAGAGTGACGCTGGCCGAGAGGGCCCACTCAAGAAGGTTCTGCCCTTCAATCAACTCGGAGGCGATGAACGGCGTGCCGGAGGGGGTTCGTCCCCAACCGAGTGAACGAGCAACTCCCGGATGTTCGAGCTGGCTGACTGTTTCGAGTTCCGTGGCGAGCGACCGCAGCGCGGGGCCATGTTTCCAGAACTGCTTCTTGAGGAACTTCACCGCCAGCGCGGCGCCCGTGCGGCGATCGACGGCGTGATACACGCGGCCGATTCCGCCCTGGCCGATGAGACGGGTGAGCCGGAGTTCGGAGTAGAGAAGTTGAGGGAGTCCTCCGGCGATAGTCCAGGCGGCTGCGGGATCGCCGATCGAGTCGGGAACATTCAGCAGGACGCCGAAGTCGATCTGGCGGAGGTCGTCATCGTCGAGGCCGGCGTGCTTGCGGAGTGACTGGCAGGCATCGGCGAAGGCCCGGCTGATCGATCGCTCGGACGCGCCGGTGGCAGCTGCGATGCGGGCCGGGGAGTCGCCGCGGAGCCGGAGCAGGACGACTTCGCGGGCGAGCGGTTCGAGCGTGTCGAGGGCCGCTTCGAGGGCTTCGGTGGCCGAGGCGGCTTCGTCGGCGTTTGGCGTGTGGTGGTCGAGGATGATGGGGTCGACG contains:
- a CDS encoding thiamine phosphate synthase, which gives rise to MPPSEPLAELSQGARRVLEAVREMVIPDCEVHPSVLLRAVRDDGSRGAEILEAHVSPADFERDLAWLIDTHESAGDDYLGRVLTEARVAARMLGRQQEIGTEHLLAGVMLSTPELARRWEGRGFSVERVLGSRVARESGSHAAIDVEPDLHLVVAPVAESGAAARIMDAAANRCREGLRVVEDFARFTLDDPLLTESLKGIRHELAETLTMLGADDWIRFRDTPGDVGTSISTASERVRPSLDSLVQANCKRVEESLRTLEEFGKLQHPRAAARIESLRYRFYTVEQNLAARRAVGDRLGDARLYLLLTDRLCPNGVGPVAQGSLAGGVDVIQLREKDMNDQRRLTLAKAVREWARSAGKLFIVNDRPDLAALVDADGVHLGQDDLPVAAARRIVGSKALIGVSTHSIEQARRAIGEGADYLGVGPVFASTTKEFSDFAGLEFVRQAASEVRLPWFAIGGISTGNLPQVQEAGATRVAVSSAICGAENPQGAARALAGALTGR
- a CDS encoding protein kinase domain-containing protein — its product is MSDEFGNPPNSVAGSGHPAEHDAAARFATYTVRLAALVQSQLATRYRARLDADDVVASAWRSFLVGVREDRWRLDADDLWPLLATLVSRKLHKQIRRHQQDRRTVDRETAVDPIILDHHTPNADEAASATEALEAALDTLEPLAREVVLLRLRGDSPARIAAATGASERSISRAFADACQSLRKHAGLDDDDLRQIDFGVLLNVPDSIGDPAAAWTIAGGLPQLLYSELRLTRLIGQGGIGRVYHAVDRRTGAALAVKFLKKQFWKHGPALRSLATELETVSQLEHPGVARSLGWGRTPSGTPFIASELIEGQNLLEWALSASVTLVEKLERLALVADVLSAVHAAGIVHGDVTPANVVCSKAGRVVLVDFGLSSTTALAPAARTGATLACAAPEQVVPALGTIGPWTDIYGFGATAFAVLTGQPLHAGSTRAEITASIVRDAQPIAKSTLEPLLPEPLAELLARCVAIRIADRPQTPAPIARHLRDWILP
- the ruvC gene encoding crossover junction endodeoxyribonuclease RuvC, translated to MSFVLGNTFAGPAVSVSLGIDPGLNRTGYAVIVRTARGLRLKEGGVLRSTKGLSLAERVKELGSELRNVIEEFRPDGMAVEQLFSHSAHVKTAILMAHARGALLYAAADAGIPVVNYTPTQVKRLLTGSGRASKEQMQLAITRELGLSAVPEPNDVADACAIALCQLHSRQVDLATA
- a CDS encoding DUF1559 family PulG-like putative transporter produces the protein MNTRVSLRQSSRRGVTMLEVLVVIGVVGLLASLLLPAVMTSRATSQRLQCVNNLKQIALASQNFESVRGHLPGASLSPLDDLLPYLEQPNLKTEFFSTPIPPRLLLPVILCPASDILPYESAPVHYLVNHGTDLSWKNGLVSLRPDNPLRSRDVTDGLSMTAYFSERPQAFHYEPLRPNGAEEFEAACRRDPIRCVWHLKGSYSVDAPEAFASACRDAGQRTGLFPAVSSGYFQLFVVPQATYGHFLPPNTPGCYFEDPNFPAAHTYTAWSRHAGGVNVALCDGSARFVSNAISLASWQALGTRNGNDHVDAF
- a CDS encoding cation diffusion facilitator family transporter, with amino-acid sequence MHVHAHDDGHESHAAGDVGAISRRVAWALGLTASLMIVEFIGGWLSGSLALMADAGHMLSDAAALAASWWALRRSVVPATDQRTFGERRSETLAALFNGALLFLVAGGILHEAWERFSEPSQVRAGLMLAVSSIGLLANIAGLLLLHRDRKSSLNLEGAWQHVAGDAAGSLCAVAAAVGILFGGARWAILDPIASAAVSILILIGAYRLLKRTVGVLMEHAPGDIDVRQVRETIATTPGVVGVHCLHVWTISANCRAMSAHVAHAADCTPLELLHRLHERLSHAFRVEHITLQLEPPGFDGCTGHDEWCQIESDGTAAITPK
- a CDS encoding DUF1501 domain-containing protein is translated as MDLRAAHLLDRTRRHFFADCGVGLGSIALASMLGENASAAPLPQAKPPLLPKPTHFPARAKRVIFMFMAGAPSQLDLFDYKPKLQEYDGQVIPEEVTKGKRFAFIKGDAKLLGTRRKFAEHGESKAQISECLPHLAKIADDVTFVKSMATDVFNHGPAKLFMNCGSSRFGMPSMGAWLTYGIGSESQSLPGFVVLQSGPRGPRGGTALWGSGFLPTTYQGVPFLSGAEPILNLSSPPGYDSARQGAFFDAVRDLNQSRLAAVQDPEIATRIAAYEMAFRMQSSAPELVDLSGETKETMDLYGADPSKPSFANNCLLARRLVERGCRFVQLYHTDWDHHGNKDTHLGEPLDARCREVDQGAAALVTDLKARGLLDDTIVIWGGEFGRTPMGEPRDLIGRDHHVEAFTMWMTGGGIKHGQTIGATDELGYYSVEDKVHVHDLHATLLKLLGLDHEKLTYKFQGRNFRLTDVAGKIVEKLIA
- a CDS encoding carbon storage regulator, whose product is MLVLSRKVGESIVIDGDIVISVSSVQGGRVKLCIDAPRDKRISRGELEGEALAAIIREPRQASKPVPQLAGM
- a CDS encoding c-type cytochrome domain-containing protein encodes the protein MRRSPALAFLILLGSLLASATSAVRADEPTLQQLQQQEQEAATRRDQTKGALADVEKQFRLIEQTISRLKIDLERNQSTVTETEAAQKKQQEESTKAEAAKAESEKAAAAAAQALADAQKKADEAKKAADAARQAAEKAVATAAETDKKLGGLKEALAGLQTGLKTSGESLTATQAALAAASSASETAYADWLARAKAIEATLKKSGSWVSFVEEVAPVFQQRCVACHNSRMSKGRLNVETYAALMQGGESGPALIAGDADKSEVHSQVVDGAMPKDAAPLTAEQIAIIGKWIRLGAKLDAGVDPGAPLYKVIPKTAQPAAPDAYKVAPPVTAAAFSPDGTLIATSGYHEVLLWKTQDRSLVRRIGNVAERVFDISFHPDGSRLAIASGTPGSLGEVKVFQVADGALLADLVTVDDVMLGAAFSPDGSRLAACGADRSVSVFDVATWKQQIRLEDHADWVLDINWSPDGGKLVTASRDKTSKVFDSKTGEAVSTFNGHAEVVFAAAFNNDGSQVVSAGRDKQVRAWNPADAKQARAIGGFGGDILALRVLPENRVLTGGADMHVRLHQIADGKPLNDFTGAKDWVYCVDGHAGSKLAVSGSYDGELRLWNLGEGKPAGEWAAKP